A single genomic interval of Candidatus Methylomirabilota bacterium harbors:
- a CDS encoding extracellular solute-binding protein: MARQGWGANRRVCAALVAIVTGTLVGWLGAGFSAWAAEPTLRYISHRFPAMEFWAKKMGDYPGIKLEAELIPFDQALEKMQIHLSQKAPTYDIMAPDAFLPTFAERGWLLPLDPLIAKYRQAIEWDDVNQTLVREACSYKGKVYGIPNLSIVMFFFYRRDLFEAAGLKPPETMDEWIAAAKTLTRPDKKQYGTLLTLKAGDGLQNDFTYFLRTFGGDWYDKDWKVTIDSEAGFKALSTMKELMKYAPPNVLAFHNDEATVAMQQGLTAMGLQWQSRALSMDRAQVSQVVDKVAFAVPPAATKGGRSHPRLAVSCYAISAYTKNDPDLVFQTIAKTLNKPNMKEGAGLFTPTRVSVTSDPEVTQKFRFIRPAADTIQAGARLIPANPEFSEAMLPVTQNLQKGLSGELSVQEALKRAQKVMHDLMAEKGYYKK; the protein is encoded by the coding sequence ATGGCTCGGCAAGGCTGGGGCGCGAACAGACGGGTCTGCGCGGCACTGGTGGCCATCGTGACCGGCACGCTGGTGGGCTGGCTCGGCGCGGGGTTCTCCGCCTGGGCGGCCGAGCCGACGCTCCGCTACATCAGCCACCGCTTCCCGGCCATGGAGTTCTGGGCGAAGAAGATGGGCGACTATCCCGGGATCAAGCTCGAGGCGGAGCTGATCCCCTTCGACCAGGCCCTCGAGAAGATGCAGATCCACCTGTCGCAAAAGGCTCCGACCTACGACATCATGGCGCCCGACGCTTTCCTGCCCACCTTCGCCGAGCGCGGCTGGCTCCTCCCCCTGGACCCGTTGATCGCCAAGTACCGGCAGGCCATCGAGTGGGACGACGTCAACCAGACGCTGGTCCGGGAGGCGTGCTCGTACAAGGGAAAGGTCTACGGGATCCCCAACCTCTCCATCGTCATGTTCTTCTTCTACCGCAGGGATCTCTTCGAGGCGGCGGGCTTGAAGCCGCCCGAGACCATGGACGAGTGGATCGCCGCCGCCAAGACCCTGACCCGGCCGGACAAGAAGCAGTACGGGACCCTGCTGACGCTCAAGGCCGGGGACGGTCTCCAGAACGACTTCACCTATTTTCTCCGGACGTTCGGCGGGGACTGGTACGACAAGGATTGGAAGGTCACCATCGACAGCGAAGCCGGCTTCAAGGCGCTCTCCACCATGAAGGAGCTCATGAAATACGCGCCCCCGAACGTGCTGGCCTTCCACAACGACGAGGCCACGGTGGCCATGCAACAGGGGCTGACGGCCATGGGCTTGCAATGGCAGTCGCGGGCCCTCTCCATGGATCGGGCCCAGGTCTCCCAGGTGGTGGACAAGGTCGCCTTCGCGGTGCCGCCGGCCGCCACCAAGGGCGGCCGGTCCCATCCACGCCTGGCGGTCAGCTGTTACGCGATCAGCGCCTACACCAAGAACGACCCGGACCTCGTGTTCCAGACGATCGCCAAGACGCTGAACAAGCCGAACATGAAGGAGGGCGCCGGCCTGTTCACCCCCACCCGGGTCTCGGTGACCAGCGATCCGGAGGTCACCCAGAAGTTCCGCTTCATCAGGCCGGCCGCCGATACCATCCAGGCCGGCGCCCGATTGATCCCGGCCAACCCCGAGTTCTCCGAGGCGATGCTCCCGGTCACCCAGAACCTCCAGAAGGGATTGTCCGGCGAGCTGTCCGTCCAGGAGGCGCTCAAGCGGGCCCAGAAGGTGATGCACGACCTCATGGCCGAGAAGGGGTACTACAAGAAGTAG
- a CDS encoding polysaccharide deacetylase has translation MAETVSWPTGARCAVMMTFDLDGESPWIHRDPALAERPLHMSMGAYGPKTGAPRILDLLDRYGLTTCFFIPGWIVERYPALCEEIVRRGHEVGHHGYLHEKPFFLEGPEEEEQLLLKSLDVFRKVLGVRPLGARAPSADPSPHTMNLLKQHGFVYHSNALDADLPYCHSTPHGPLVEFPTAWCNNDAPFFMFSSVPPVGHGIWSQRDVWEIWSEEFEGMYGEGGFYNWLGHPQIIGRPSRLRIVERLIQLMLGKRNVWWPKPIDLARFWLTRSASD, from the coding sequence ATGGCGGAAACGGTGAGCTGGCCGACCGGAGCCCGGTGTGCCGTCATGATGACGTTCGATCTGGACGGCGAGAGCCCCTGGATCCACCGCGACCCCGCGCTGGCCGAGCGGCCGCTCCACATGTCGATGGGTGCCTATGGTCCCAAGACCGGGGCTCCCCGCATCCTGGACCTCCTGGACCGTTATGGCCTCACCACCTGCTTCTTCATCCCGGGCTGGATCGTCGAGCGCTACCCGGCGCTGTGTGAGGAGATCGTCCGCCGGGGCCACGAGGTCGGCCACCACGGCTACCTCCACGAGAAGCCGTTCTTCCTCGAGGGGCCCGAGGAGGAGGAACAGCTCCTCCTGAAGAGCCTCGACGTCTTCCGGAAGGTCCTCGGCGTCAGGCCGCTCGGCGCCCGGGCGCCGTCGGCCGACCCGAGCCCGCACACCATGAACCTCCTGAAGCAGCACGGCTTCGTCTACCACTCGAACGCGCTCGACGCCGACCTTCCGTACTGCCACTCGACGCCCCACGGCCCGCTGGTCGAGTTCCCGACCGCCTGGTGCAACAACGACGCGCCCTTCTTCATGTTCAGCTCGGTGCCCCCGGTGGGCCACGGGATCTGGAGCCAGCGGGACGTCTGGGAGATCTGGTCCGAGGAATTCGAGGGGATGTACGGCGAAGGCGGCTTCTACAACTGGCTCGGTCACCCGCAGATCATCGGCCGCCCCTCCCGGCTGCGGATCGTGGAGCGGCTGATCCAGCTCATGCTCGGGAAGCGGAACGTGTGGTGGCCGAAGCCCATCGACCTGGCGCGCTTCTGGCTCACCCGGAGCGCGAGCGACTGA
- a CDS encoding NAD-binding protein, with protein sequence MSSRPRLPWISRLKAPCCGDLSDRRFDVLQRAGLNAVLVRYAPDWIGAARLSAARRAEPAAGPPDEARPGHVVSCGFGRVGSAVGEALETFDIRYEVIERDPDIAGDLRTRGVPCLFGDAAHGELLRLAGADRAALVVVALPEIERARLAVRALRVLNPQLPILARAHGRAEAEGLRKDGATEVIQPELEASVTLIGHTLRTLAVPNERVAEYLARFRDAMGIARLEFDGAGGLPGVREVTLRAGGLTDLTLREAQVRERFGVTVVAIHRPDGVILNPPPDTILHAGDRVRVFFGLPDQIAAFRADAEPRP encoded by the coding sequence GTGTCAAGCCGGCCGCGCCTTCCCTGGATCAGCCGGCTGAAAGCGCCGTGCTGTGGTGACCTGAGTGACCGCCGATTCGACGTTCTTCAGCGAGCTGGCCTCAACGCCGTCCTGGTCCGCTACGCGCCGGACTGGATCGGCGCGGCCCGGCTATCGGCCGCGCGGCGGGCCGAGCCGGCCGCGGGACCGCCCGACGAGGCCCGGCCGGGCCACGTCGTGAGCTGTGGATTCGGACGGGTGGGCAGCGCGGTGGGCGAGGCCCTGGAGACCTTCGACATCCGGTACGAAGTGATCGAGCGTGATCCCGACATCGCCGGCGATCTCCGGACGCGGGGCGTGCCCTGCCTGTTCGGAGACGCGGCCCACGGGGAGCTGTTGCGGCTGGCCGGCGCCGATCGGGCCGCGCTGGTGGTCGTCGCGCTGCCCGAGATCGAGCGGGCCCGGCTGGCGGTCCGCGCCCTCCGGGTGCTCAACCCGCAGCTGCCGATCCTGGCTCGAGCCCACGGGCGCGCCGAGGCCGAGGGCCTCCGGAAGGACGGCGCGACCGAGGTGATCCAGCCCGAGCTCGAGGCGTCGGTCACGCTCATCGGGCACACGCTCCGGACGCTGGCGGTCCCGAACGAGCGGGTCGCCGAGTACCTCGCGCGCTTCCGCGACGCGATGGGGATCGCCCGCCTCGAGTTCGATGGCGCCGGCGGCCTGCCCGGCGTACGGGAGGTCACGCTGCGCGCCGGCGGCCTGACCGATCTGACGCTGCGCGAGGCGCAGGTGCGGGAGCGCTTCGGGGTCACCGTGGTGGCGATCCACCGGCCGGACGGAGTCATCCTGAACCCGCCGCCCGACACCATTCTGCACGCCGGCGACCGGGTTCGGGTCTTCTTCGGCCTTCCGGATCAGATCGCCGCCTTCAGGGCGGACGCCGAGCCGCGGCCCTAG
- a CDS encoding sugar ABC transporter permease has protein sequence MSRQQRRDMLVFLMPSMAVLTVILFYPLLYSVGLSFYNYYLPVPRQTFVGLDNFARILEDSAFWDALWVTVRFTGAAVFIEFVLGVAVALLLDSRIPCRKLVNLVVLLPMTITPAVGGLLMRWMFESNWGLVNYFLSLAGIPGPGWTGDPRWALWSIILADVWQNTPFVTLVIYAGLQSIPLEPVEAAMVDGASRGQALRHVILPILRPLILFVLIIRSMDAFRIFDQVFVMTGGGPGTTTQTITFYNYVLAFRMLRMGLASALGVITLLILSLIIGVWIYLLYHKERGEW, from the coding sequence GTGAGCCGGCAGCAGCGGCGGGACATGCTCGTCTTCCTCATGCCGAGCATGGCCGTCCTGACGGTGATCCTCTTCTACCCGCTCCTCTACAGCGTCGGACTCAGCTTCTACAATTACTACCTGCCCGTCCCTCGCCAGACGTTCGTGGGGCTGGACAACTTCGCCCGGATCCTCGAGGACAGCGCCTTCTGGGACGCGCTGTGGGTCACGGTGAGGTTCACCGGCGCCGCGGTGTTCATCGAGTTCGTCCTGGGCGTCGCGGTCGCCCTCCTGCTGGACTCCCGCATCCCGTGCCGGAAGCTCGTGAACCTCGTCGTGCTGCTGCCCATGACCATCACCCCCGCGGTCGGGGGACTCCTGATGCGCTGGATGTTCGAGAGCAACTGGGGGCTGGTGAACTACTTCCTGTCGCTGGCCGGGATCCCGGGCCCCGGATGGACGGGCGACCCCCGGTGGGCGCTGTGGTCGATCATCCTCGCCGACGTCTGGCAGAACACCCCCTTCGTCACCTTGGTGATCTACGCCGGGCTGCAGAGCATTCCGCTCGAGCCGGTGGAGGCCGCCATGGTCGACGGAGCCTCCCGCGGCCAGGCGCTACGCCACGTGATCCTGCCGATCCTCCGTCCGCTGATTCTCTTCGTGCTCATCATCCGCTCGATGGACGCCTTCCGCATCTTCGACCAGGTCTTCGTGATGACGGGCGGGGGTCCGGGGACGACGACCCAGACCATCACGTTCTACAACTACGTCCTGGCCTTCCGGATGCTCCGGATGGGCCTCGCCTCCGCCCTCGGGGTCATCACCCTGCTGATTCTCTCGCTGATCATCGGCGTCTGGATCTACCTCCTCTACCACAAGGAGCGGGGGGAATGGTGA
- a CDS encoding ABC transporter substrate-binding protein, producing the protein MGRLAPLAAVITLLLGYAAPGDLPAQTKDDTLVYALVSDVGNWDPPNSVLRESIILGYHVFDHLAARDLKTGKVGPSLAVSWKALDDATWEVKLRPGVRFHDGNPFTARDVKATFERVQDPERKMPLRGNHLKIKRVEVVDDHTVKFHTDGPYPLFVERLTSLTMQSEKVIREKGHDWMQENPVGTGPYKLVRWDRKREHLLVRNDDYWGPKPYFKYVRVRIIPEQATQIAELISGGVDIIKSVPPDQMDTINKSGSARVSTSPILRTAFLQFDQAARGGPNPFTDRRVRQAANLAADMDAIIKHVLNGLGDRVATVVNPMAFGFDSGLKPYRPDHERAKKLLAEAGHPNGFDVRFQTGLEGTEPGALQTNEAIVADLAKVGIRAQQQYIGDTVVYSTRVREGKAGPMLNLNWGYYSVFDADAILYDIFKCGEPFSYYCNKELDDLIIAGRSTLDPKRRTEVYQKAQRLVFDDAAALFKWSLRGVWGVGNRVEYEAPRDEIDRMFIVTPRKK; encoded by the coding sequence ATGGGTCGTCTCGCCCCCCTTGCCGCCGTCATCACGCTGCTGCTCGGATACGCGGCTCCCGGCGACCTGCCGGCTCAGACCAAGGACGACACCCTGGTGTACGCGCTCGTCTCGGACGTCGGCAACTGGGATCCGCCCAACTCGGTCCTCCGGGAGTCGATCATCCTCGGCTACCACGTCTTCGACCACCTGGCCGCCCGGGACCTCAAGACCGGGAAGGTCGGGCCGAGCCTGGCCGTCTCCTGGAAGGCCCTCGACGACGCGACCTGGGAGGTCAAGCTCCGCCCGGGGGTGCGCTTCCACGACGGGAACCCCTTCACGGCCCGCGACGTCAAGGCCACCTTCGAGCGGGTCCAGGACCCGGAGCGGAAGATGCCGCTCCGGGGCAACCACCTGAAGATCAAGCGCGTGGAGGTCGTCGACGATCACACCGTGAAGTTCCACACCGACGGCCCGTATCCGCTCTTCGTCGAGCGCCTCACCTCCTTGACCATGCAGTCCGAGAAGGTGATCCGGGAAAAGGGCCACGACTGGATGCAGGAGAACCCGGTCGGGACCGGGCCCTACAAGCTCGTCCGGTGGGACAGGAAGCGGGAGCATCTCCTCGTCCGGAACGACGACTACTGGGGGCCGAAGCCCTATTTCAAGTACGTCCGCGTGCGCATCATCCCGGAGCAGGCGACCCAGATCGCGGAGCTGATCTCGGGGGGGGTCGACATCATCAAGTCGGTGCCGCCCGACCAGATGGACACGATCAACAAATCGGGCTCGGCCCGCGTCTCGACCTCGCCGATCCTGCGCACGGCGTTCCTCCAGTTCGACCAGGCCGCCCGCGGGGGGCCCAACCCTTTCACCGACCGGCGGGTCCGGCAGGCCGCCAACCTGGCCGCGGACATGGACGCCATCATCAAGCACGTCCTCAACGGCCTCGGCGACCGGGTGGCCACCGTCGTGAACCCGATGGCCTTCGGCTTCGATTCCGGCCTCAAGCCCTACCGGCCGGACCACGAGCGGGCCAAGAAGCTCCTGGCCGAGGCGGGACACCCGAACGGCTTCGACGTCCGCTTCCAGACCGGCCTGGAGGGGACCGAGCCGGGGGCGCTGCAGACCAACGAGGCGATCGTGGCCGACCTGGCCAAGGTCGGCATCCGGGCCCAGCAGCAGTACATCGGCGACACGGTCGTCTACTCCACCCGGGTCCGCGAGGGCAAGGCCGGGCCCATGTTGAACCTGAACTGGGGCTACTACTCGGTCTTCGACGCCGACGCGATTCTCTACGACATCTTCAAGTGCGGCGAGCCGTTCAGCTACTACTGCAACAAGGAGCTGGACGACCTGATCATCGCCGGCCGCTCGACGCTCGACCCGAAGAGGCGGACCGAGGTCTATCAGAAGGCCCAGCGCCTCGTCTTCGACGACGCGGCCGCCCTCTTCAAGTGGTCGCTCCGGGGCGTCTGGGGCGTCGGCAACCGGGTGGAGTACGAGGCGCCCCGCGACGAGATCGACCGCATGTTCATCGTCACCCCGCGCAAGAAGTAG